One part of the Lotus japonicus ecotype B-129 chromosome 2, LjGifu_v1.2 genome encodes these proteins:
- the LOC130738091 gene encoding argininosuccinate synthase, chloroplastic-like, translating to MAQLKALPAYPSSATPPSLHSTVHLLHHQFWKAKPSSFKQFGPRACVGAGKLQAIKAVLCSDTDVEISETKKGSGLRGKLNKVVLAYSGGLDTSVIVPWLRENYGCEVVCFTADVGQGLKELEGLEEKAKASGASQLVVKDLQEEFVKDYIFPCLRAGATYERKYLLGTAMARPVIAKAMVDVAKEVGADAVSHGCTGKGNDQVRFELTFFALNPKLNVVAPWREWDITGREDAIEYAKKHNIPVPVTKKSIYSRDRNLWHLSHEGDILEDPANEPQKDMYMMSVDPEDAPDKPEYVEIGIEAGLPVSVNGKRLSPASLLAELNEIGGRHGIGRIDMVENRLVGMKSRGVYETPGGTILFAAARELELLTLDQKAMQVKDSLALTYAELVYAGRWFDPLRESLDAFMEEITATTTGSVTLKLFKGSVGVTSRQSPFSLYRQDISSFESGEIYDQADAAGFIRLYGLPMRVRAMLEQGI from the exons ATGGCGCAGTTGAAAGCACTCCCTGCATATCCATCCTCTGCTACTCCTCCTTCCCTGCATTCAACAG TTCACCTTCTGCATCATCAGTTTTGGAAGGCAAAGCCATCATCATTCAAACAG TTTGGACCAAGAGCTTGTGTTGGTGCTGGTAAACTTCAAG CTATAAAAGCAGTGCTATGCAGTGATACAGATGTAGAAATTTCTGAGACCAAGAAAGGTAGTGGGCTACGAGGCAAATTGAATAAGGTTGTTCTTGCTTACAGTGGTGGCTTAGACACATCCGTCATCGTACCATGGCTGAG AGAAAATTACGGTTGTGAAGTCGTTTGCTTCACTGCTGATGTTGGCCAA GGACTAAAAGAGTTAGAAGGTTTAGaggagaaagccaaagccaGTGGAGCCTCTCAATTAGTGGTTAAGGACCTGCAGGAGGAATTTGTTAAAGATTACATATTCCCTTGCCTGCGTGCTGGTGCCACTTATGAGAGGAAGTATTTGCTTGGGACCGCGATGGCTCGCCCTGTAATTGCAAAG GCCATGGTTGATGTTGCCAAAGAAGTCGGAGCTGACGCTGTCTCCCATGGGTGCACCGGGAAAGGAAATGATCAG GTTCGATTTGAGCTGACATTCTTTGCTCTAAACCCCAAGCTAAATGTCGTGGCTCCATGGAGGGAGTGGGATATTACAGGGAGAGAAGATGCTATTGAGTATGCTAAAAAGCATAATATTCCTGTCCCAGTGACAAAGAAATCCATATATAGCAGGGATAGAAACCTGTGGCACCTTAGCCATGAG GGTGATATTTTGGAAGACCCTGCTAATGAGCCCCAAAAGGATATGTACATGATGTCTGTAGATCCTGAGGATGCCCCAGACAAACCAGA ATATGTCGAAATTGGGATAGAGGCAGGGCTTCCTGTTTCAGTCAATGGGAAGAGGCTTTCGCCAGCGTCATTACTAGCAGAGCTCAATGAGATTGGCGGAAGGCATGGAATTGGCCGGATTGACATGGTTGAGAATCGGCTCGTAGGTATGAAGAGCCGCGGAGTTTACGAAACTCCTGGCGGAACCATCCTGTTCGCTGCAGCAAGGGAGCTAGAGCTTCTGACGCTTGACCAAAAAGCAATGCAAGTCAAAGATTCGCTAGCCCTTACCTATGCAGAGTTAGTGTATGCTGGCAGGTGGTTTGATCCGCTTCGCGAGTCCTTGGATGCGTTTATGGAGGAAATCACAGCGACCACAACAGGTTCTGTGACTTTGAAACTGTTCAAAGGTTCGGTTGGTGTAACCAGTAGGCAGAGCCCCTTTAGCCTGTATAGGCAAGACATTTCATCATTCGAGAGCGGGGAGATATATGATCAAGCTGATGCTGCGGGCTTTATTCGGCTTTATGGTCTTCCCATGAGGGTTCGAGCAATGCTTGAACAGGGTATCTAA